One window of the Tetragenococcus koreensis genome contains the following:
- the mnmG gene encoding tRNA uridine-5-carboxymethylaminomethyl(34) synthesis enzyme MnmG, with the protein MQEYQAGSYDVIVVGAGHAGAEAALAASRMGNQTLLLTINMEMVAFMPCNPSIGGPAKGVVVREIDALGGEMGKNIDKTYIQMRMLNTGKGPAVRALRAQADKHAYSAEMKHTIEKTENLTLRQGIVERLIVEDNICKGVVTATGARYEAQAVIITAGTALRGEIIIGELKYSSGPNNSQPSISLADHLEELGLEIDRFKTGTPPRIKAASIDYDKTEIQPGDEAPNHFSFSTPDSIYKKDQIPCWLTYTNPGTHQIIRDNLDRAPMFTGIVDGVGARYCPSIEDKIVRFADKKRHQLFLEPEGASTEEIYVQGLSTSLPEGVQADVLHSIEGLEKAEMMRTGYAIEYDVVLPYQLRPTLETKVIDNLFTAGQTNGTSGYEEAAGQGLIAGINASLKIRDKEPFIMKRSDGYIGVMIDDLVTKGTNEPYRLLTSRAEYRLLLRHDNADLRLTQNGYDIGLVEEDQYQAYLKKKAAVEQEIQRLKTIRIKPTEVQAFLEEKGAAPLKDGVLANEFLRRPEVTYQDLLRFVPANDELTTKEIEQVEIQIKYEGYIKKAMNKVDKLKRMEAKRVPENIDYEAINGLATEAKQKLQKIHPETIAQASRISGVNPSDLSILMVYIEQGKIAKTDSQTA; encoded by the coding sequence ATGCAAGAATATCAAGCCGGTTCCTATGACGTGATTGTTGTCGGCGCAGGGCATGCTGGCGCAGAAGCTGCTCTTGCGGCTAGTCGTATGGGAAACCAAACGTTACTTTTAACAATCAATATGGAAATGGTGGCATTTATGCCATGTAACCCATCTATCGGTGGTCCAGCCAAAGGGGTTGTTGTTCGAGAAATCGATGCCTTAGGCGGCGAAATGGGCAAAAATATCGATAAAACTTACATTCAAATGCGGATGCTTAATACTGGAAAAGGACCAGCAGTAAGAGCTTTACGTGCGCAAGCAGACAAACATGCATACTCTGCAGAAATGAAACATACTATTGAAAAAACTGAAAATTTAACGCTACGTCAAGGAATTGTTGAACGCTTAATTGTAGAAGATAATATCTGTAAAGGAGTTGTGACAGCCACTGGAGCACGCTATGAAGCTCAAGCAGTAATTATCACAGCAGGTACTGCCTTACGCGGTGAAATCATTATCGGAGAATTGAAGTACTCTTCTGGACCTAATAATTCACAGCCTTCTATTAGTCTAGCTGATCATCTAGAAGAATTAGGATTAGAAATTGATCGCTTCAAGACCGGGACACCACCACGTATAAAAGCTGCTTCGATCGACTACGATAAAACAGAAATCCAACCCGGCGATGAAGCACCGAATCATTTTAGTTTTAGTACACCGGATAGTATTTATAAAAAAGATCAGATCCCTTGCTGGTTGACTTATACCAATCCTGGTACACATCAAATTATTCGTGATAATTTAGATCGTGCACCAATGTTTACCGGCATCGTTGATGGGGTAGGCGCTAGATATTGTCCATCAATTGAAGATAAAATCGTCCGATTTGCGGACAAAAAGCGTCATCAATTATTCTTAGAACCCGAAGGAGCCAGCACCGAAGAAATATACGTCCAAGGTCTTTCAACTTCTTTACCAGAAGGCGTTCAAGCTGATGTACTTCATTCAATTGAAGGTTTGGAAAAAGCGGAAATGATGCGGACAGGCTATGCCATCGAGTATGATGTTGTCCTGCCTTATCAATTGCGCCCTACTCTTGAAACGAAAGTAATTGATAATTTGTTTACTGCAGGGCAAACCAACGGAACAAGCGGCTATGAAGAGGCGGCTGGCCAAGGTTTGATCGCAGGCATCAACGCTAGCTTAAAGATACGAGACAAAGAACCCTTTATCATGAAACGAAGTGATGGCTATATAGGCGTTATGATTGATGATTTAGTAACAAAAGGGACCAATGAACCATACCGTTTGCTAACTTCACGTGCGGAATACCGTCTACTTTTGCGTCATGATAATGCCGACTTACGTTTGACTCAAAACGGCTATGACATCGGACTTGTTGAAGAAGACCAATACCAAGCCTATTTGAAGAAAAAAGCGGCTGTCGAACAAGAAATTCAACGACTAAAAACGATTCGTATTAAACCAACTGAAGTGCAAGCCTTTCTAGAAGAAAAAGGCGCTGCACCTTTGAAAGATGGCGTATTGGCCAACGAATTTTTACGACGGCCTGAGGTAACTTATCAAGACTTGCTAAGGTTTGTACCTGCTAATGATGAGTTAACTACTAAAGAAATTGAACAAGTTGAAATCCAGATTAAATACGAAGGGTACATCAAAAAGGCCATGAATAAAGTTGATAAACTAAAACGGATGGAAGCCAAACGTGTACCTGAAAATATTGATTATGAAGCTATTAACGGCTTAGCAACTGAAGCAAAACAAAAATTACAAAAGATTCATCCAGAAACCATTGCCCAAGCGAGCCGTATCAGCGGCGTGAATCCTTCTGATTTAAGTATTTTAATGGTGTATATCGAACAAGGAAAAATCGCTAAAACAGATTCTCAAACAGCGTAA
- a CDS encoding LysR family transcriptional regulator → MNLQHLRYFTVLAQFEHYTLAAKQLHITQPTLSHAIATLEQELGVSLFEKEGRNVILTKSGRQFYEDISHILVTLDTSLSKMQAVGKGAGYIDVALLRTLSHQIVPNLARNFLENNAENNIIFDFHNDSGMSRDIINGLRDKKYDLVFCSKIDKQNDITFYPFAEQDLVLIVPEDHPLAKKTSVDLNATLDYPQIWFSKRSGMRPILDQLFDSLDKRPHVQYEVEEDETIAGLVSQGFGIAVMPKISILDTIKVKIINLKNLRYRRLYYMAYLTDAYHTPAVNSFIQYVKTNCQLPNI, encoded by the coding sequence ATGAACCTACAACATTTACGTTATTTTACTGTCTTAGCACAGTTTGAACATTATACATTAGCAGCCAAGCAACTTCATATTACACAGCCTACACTTAGTCATGCAATTGCCACACTTGAACAAGAGCTTGGTGTGTCACTATTTGAAAAAGAGGGGCGTAACGTAATACTTACAAAAAGCGGAAGGCAATTCTATGAAGATATTAGTCATATTCTGGTCACGCTAGATACCAGCTTAAGTAAAATGCAAGCCGTTGGTAAGGGAGCTGGCTACATCGATGTCGCATTGTTGAGAACTTTGAGCCATCAAATTGTTCCTAATTTAGCGCGAAATTTTTTAGAAAATAACGCCGAAAACAATATTATTTTTGATTTCCATAATGATTCAGGAATGAGCCGAGACATAATAAATGGATTACGTGATAAAAAATACGATTTAGTTTTCTGCTCAAAAATTGATAAGCAAAATGATATTACCTTCTACCCATTTGCCGAGCAAGATCTAGTTTTAATTGTTCCAGAAGATCACCCTTTAGCCAAAAAAACTTCGGTAGACTTAAATGCTACTCTTGACTATCCTCAAATTTGGTTCTCTAAACGAAGTGGTATGCGTCCAATACTAGATCAATTATTTGATTCATTGGATAAGCGCCCTCATGTTCAATATGAGGTGGAAGAAGATGAAACCATTGCTGGATTAGTTTCACAAGGATTTGGCATCGCCGTTATGCCTAAGATATCAATCCTTGATACAATAAAAGTTAAAATCATCAACCTCAAAAATCTCCGCTATAGACGTTTATATTACATGGCATACTTAACCGACGCCTATCATACTCCTGCCGTAAATTCCTTTATCCAATACGTAAAAACAAATTGTCAGTTGCCTAATATCTAA
- a CDS encoding sugar phosphate isomerase/epimerase family protein translates to MSKRSPITVSSWTLGDQCKFEDRVKTAKEAGYEGIGLRAETYVDALNEGLFDQDILEILAKYEMKVTEVEYIVQWAEEHRSYEQKYKEQVCFHMCNLFGVSHVNIGLMESYSVEYTAQKLKELCQRAGNYIIGVEPMPYSGLPDFDRAYQVVKQSGCDNAMVILDVWHWVRADQPYRSLTKEEAAKVISIQISDAYERPYADAILRDESMHDRLAPGVGAKDTAGFVRMVKESGINPKVIGVEVISDAYLVKGLEFTNTFTFDKTIEILKEVWPEQLPEELKK, encoded by the coding sequence ATGTCAAAACGATCCCCAATCACAGTTAGCTCATGGACTCTAGGCGACCAATGTAAGTTTGAAGATCGTGTCAAAACTGCAAAAGAAGCAGGATATGAAGGAATAGGATTACGGGCAGAAACATATGTAGATGCGTTAAATGAAGGTTTGTTTGACCAAGATATTTTAGAAATTCTAGCAAAATATGAAATGAAAGTAACTGAAGTAGAATATATTGTCCAATGGGCCGAAGAACACCGTTCTTATGAGCAAAAGTATAAAGAGCAAGTCTGCTTTCATATGTGTAATTTATTCGGCGTTTCTCATGTAAACATTGGTTTAATGGAGTCTTATTCGGTTGAATACACTGCTCAAAAACTTAAAGAGTTATGTCAGCGGGCGGGTAATTACATTATTGGAGTTGAACCAATGCCATATAGTGGTTTGCCGGATTTTGACCGTGCTTACCAAGTCGTGAAACAATCTGGTTGTGATAATGCTATGGTCATTCTTGATGTATGGCATTGGGTACGCGCCGATCAGCCATACCGTTCATTAACAAAAGAAGAGGCAGCAAAAGTTATTTCGATTCAGATTAGCGATGCTTATGAACGGCCTTATGCTGATGCAATTCTACGTGATGAATCAATGCACGATCGCTTAGCACCTGGAGTTGGCGCTAAAGATACTGCTGGTTTCGTGCGTATGGTCAAAGAATCTGGGATCAACCCTAAGGTCATTGGTGTAGAAGTAATCTCAGACGCCTATTTAGTAAAAGGGCTAGAATTTACAAACACATTTACTTTTGATAAAACAATCGAAATACTAAAAGAAGTTTGGCCTGAACAGTTGCCGGAAGAATTAAAAAAATAA
- a CDS encoding SDR family NAD(P)-dependent oxidoreductase produces MSDTWLELKNKVVVVTGAVGGMGRVICQEFAKQQAKVVMLDLDVEAVEAYAKEVADEYKVETLALGIDTTDESAVDKAVTQVIEKFGRVDTLVNTAAMLRGCPLEDLPLEEWRQTVDINLTGYFLVSQRFGRVMIEQKSGNMVHVSTIASIFPETYSAAYSSTKAGVNMLSRQIAAEWGQFGVRSNCVLPCLVKTPLSASFYADPEVESGRKALTANKRIGNTMDIANAVLYLSSDRSDYTNGHELRVEGGFGIMMGDQIPKPGGRREFAEKQHNDYLAKINENKL; encoded by the coding sequence ATGAGTGATACATGGTTAGAATTAAAAAACAAAGTGGTTGTAGTGACAGGCGCTGTAGGCGGTATGGGACGTGTAATTTGTCAAGAATTTGCCAAACAACAAGCCAAAGTTGTAATGCTGGACTTAGATGTTGAGGCAGTTGAAGCCTACGCTAAAGAAGTAGCAGATGAATATAAAGTTGAAACATTAGCTTTAGGTATTGATACGACAGATGAATCAGCGGTTGATAAAGCAGTTACGCAAGTTATAGAAAAATTTGGACGTGTTGATACTTTAGTAAATACTGCGGCTATGTTAAGAGGATGTCCGCTAGAAGATCTCCCATTAGAAGAATGGAGACAGACAGTTGATATTAATTTAACTGGTTATTTCTTAGTGTCACAGCGTTTCGGTCGCGTGATGATTGAACAAAAATCAGGAAATATGGTCCATGTGTCGACAATTGCTTCAATTTTTCCTGAAACTTATAGTGCAGCGTATAGTTCGACCAAAGCTGGAGTAAATATGTTATCACGACAAATTGCTGCTGAATGGGGACAATTCGGTGTCCGTAGTAATTGCGTTTTGCCATGTCTTGTTAAAACACCTCTATCTGCATCTTTTTACGCCGATCCGGAGGTAGAAAGCGGACGTAAGGCTCTTACGGCAAATAAACGTATTGGGAATACAATGGATATTGCAAACGCTGTTTTGTATTTATCAAGCGATCGCTCTGATTATACGAATGGTCATGAATTAAGAGTTGAAGGTGGCTTTGGCATTATGATGGGCGATCAAATTCCTAAACCGGGCGGCCGCCGTGAATTTGCTGAGAAGCAGCATAATGATTACTTAGCAAAAATCAATGAGAATAAACTGTAA
- a CDS encoding MFS transporter: protein MDMFKNNKYNYGAFMLYMTMFLHGIQAIILSQNADYFASQWNSDVAGVFSVIAWTGIGKIVFITFSGVLSDKFGRKPVAMSGVVGYLILFGALLFTQNITLAKLVSFIGGAATSLYDGSINPALMEIYPDNKSTASIFNKGFISVSGVIFPLIVGYLAANNMSARTSILIPFILTALVFIGFFFAKFPDGDIKKEQNISAAEAIKTLESNQSASGTTINKKKQPNFAIDGIIIIAFSFFIYSSFYLFQQVVSIYAINIVQMSEVASRSLASYYQIGAFAAVILSAMFMARGIRDMTLLVVYPLIAGITALTIYLTPNEVTLTIGSAIIGFTAAGGALQMGNSLLNQFFDKNKGRNTSMYFFAMSLGSYIMPTLASSMEASNNFTLIMLLDAVVAFVAFAIMAIIAIRYKHIFGVSGFSNSKKN from the coding sequence ATGGATATGTTTAAAAATAATAAGTATAATTATGGAGCATTTATGCTCTATATGACCATGTTTTTACATGGGATTCAAGCGATCATCCTGTCACAAAATGCTGATTATTTTGCTAGCCAATGGAATTCTGATGTTGCTGGTGTATTCAGTGTTATCGCATGGACTGGTATTGGTAAAATTGTTTTTATAACTTTCTCTGGTGTTTTATCAGATAAATTTGGACGCAAACCAGTTGCGATGTCGGGAGTTGTAGGCTATTTGATTTTATTTGGAGCGCTGTTGTTTACCCAAAATATAACTTTAGCTAAGTTGGTATCATTTATTGGAGGAGCGGCAACTTCATTGTATGATGGTTCAATCAATCCAGCTTTAATGGAAATTTATCCGGACAATAAAAGTACAGCGTCAATCTTCAATAAAGGGTTTATTTCAGTTTCAGGCGTTATATTTCCATTGATTGTAGGCTACTTAGCCGCCAATAATATGTCAGCAAGAACATCAATTTTAATTCCATTTATTTTAACTGCGTTGGTATTTATTGGATTCTTCTTCGCTAAGTTCCCAGATGGCGATATAAAAAAAGAACAAAATATTTCTGCGGCAGAAGCTATTAAGACTCTTGAAAGTAATCAAAGTGCTTCGGGTACAACAATTAATAAAAAAAAGCAGCCAAATTTTGCAATAGATGGAATAATTATTATTGCATTCTCGTTCTTTATTTATTCATCATTCTATCTATTTCAACAAGTCGTAAGCATTTATGCTATTAACATTGTTCAAATGAGTGAAGTGGCTTCTCGTAGTCTTGCTTCATATTACCAAATAGGTGCTTTTGCCGCCGTAATTCTAAGCGCGATGTTTATGGCACGGGGCATTCGGGATATGACTTTATTGGTAGTGTATCCGTTGATTGCTGGAATTACAGCTTTAACCATCTATTTAACGCCTAATGAAGTTACTTTAACAATTGGTTCAGCAATTATTGGGTTTACCGCTGCTGGCGGAGCTTTACAGATGGGTAATTCTTTATTAAATCAATTCTTTGATAAGAATAAAGGACGTAATACTAGCATGTACTTTTTTGCTATGAGCTTAGGTTCATATATTATGCCAACGCTTGCGTCAAGTATGGAAGCTTCTAATAATTTTACTTTGATTATGTTGCTAGATGCTGTCGTAGCATTTGTGGCATTTGCTATTATGGCTATTATCGCCATTCGTTACAAGCATATTTTTGGTGTATCCGGATTTAGTAATTCTAAGAAAAATTAA
- a CDS encoding Gfo/Idh/MocA family protein yields MSDAQVKLAVIGAGAMGRNHIRFIQEEPEAKLVGIADAYEGAKKVAEEAGVPFYQDAAQMMDELQPEGVLIVTPNNLHLTTAREAIKRGIPTLIEKPISDDLEDAKKFAKEAIEAKVPVLVGQHRRYNPFVNQAKQMIDNGELGKLTVSSFHYMIYKNDGYFDVDWRRQKGAGPILVNLVHDVDLLRYLIGEVDLIQGMSSSSARGFETEDSAVVNVYFQSGTLASMTISDATVSPWNWEATAREDPQYRPFDADAYFIGGTKGSLSLPRLHKFTYDGDASWHKPLRMDISPVDPQLPHKMQLKHFVEVVCDKAEPIVTPTDNVKTLQTLTAIKQATETGQLIKLEK; encoded by the coding sequence ATGTCAGATGCACAAGTAAAATTAGCAGTTATTGGCGCTGGAGCTATGGGACGTAACCATATTCGTTTTATTCAAGAAGAACCTGAAGCAAAATTAGTAGGTATTGCAGATGCGTACGAAGGCGCTAAAAAAGTGGCTGAAGAAGCAGGGGTTCCATTTTACCAAGACGCTGCACAGATGATGGATGAATTGCAACCAGAGGGTGTCTTAATTGTTACACCGAATAATCTTCATTTAACTACGGCTCGTGAGGCAATTAAACGGGGCATTCCAACATTGATTGAAAAGCCAATTTCTGATGATTTGGAAGATGCTAAAAAATTTGCTAAAGAAGCGATTGAAGCAAAAGTTCCGGTTTTAGTGGGACAGCATCGTCGCTATAATCCGTTTGTAAATCAGGCTAAACAAATGATTGATAATGGTGAGTTAGGTAAACTAACTGTTTCATCGTTTCATTATATGATTTACAAAAATGACGGTTATTTTGATGTTGATTGGCGTCGTCAGAAAGGCGCTGGTCCCATTCTAGTCAATTTAGTACATGATGTGGACTTACTGCGTTATTTGATTGGCGAAGTTGATTTGATTCAAGGAATGTCATCTTCATCTGCCCGCGGTTTTGAAACTGAAGATTCAGCAGTTGTGAATGTTTATTTTCAATCTGGAACGCTTGCATCCATGACAATTTCAGATGCGACAGTATCCCCTTGGAATTGGGAAGCGACTGCTCGTGAAGATCCTCAATATCGTCCTTTTGATGCGGATGCTTATTTCATTGGGGGTACGAAAGGCTCACTTTCACTTCCTCGGCTGCATAAATTTACCTACGACGGAGATGCTTCTTGGCATAAACCTTTACGTATGGATATTTCACCTGTAGATCCTCAATTACCTCATAAGATGCAGTTAAAGCACTTTGTTGAGGTTGTTTGTGACAAAGCAGAACCCATTGTTACACCTACAGATAATGTTAAAACATTGCAAACATTAACGGCAATTAAACAAGCGACTGAAACTGGCCAATTAATCAAACTTGAAAAATAA
- a CDS encoding phosphatidylglycerophosphatase A codes for MREETFKYPDTEAYEFVIKELNKRDITYQDIARMAYEVAYEFIPEAKLTEFEVATIDVLHKREVLNNAMVALDLDRLATEGQLSQPLQKIIENDAGVFGVDETLAVSIASIYGTIGVTNFGYLDRVKSGVIQKLDTEKEGRVNTFIDDLIGALVAAVAGKMAHKYA; via the coding sequence ATGAGAGAAGAAACATTTAAATATCCAGATACAGAGGCCTATGAATTTGTCATTAAAGAATTGAACAAGCGTGACATTACTTACCAAGATATTGCAAGAATGGCTTATGAGGTAGCGTATGAATTTATTCCTGAAGCAAAATTAACCGAATTTGAAGTAGCAACGATTGATGTGCTGCATAAAAGAGAAGTACTAAATAACGCGATGGTTGCTCTAGATTTGGACCGCTTAGCAACAGAAGGACAATTAAGTCAGCCATTACAAAAAATTATTGAAAACGATGCAGGTGTATTTGGCGTAGATGAAACTCTTGCGGTAAGTATTGCAAGTATTTATGGAACGATTGGAGTAACCAACTTTGGTTATCTTGATCGAGTAAAAAGCGGCGTTATTCAAAAATTAGATACAGAAAAAGAAGGACGCGTAAATACTTTTATTGATGATTTAATCGGCGCATTAGTTGCAGCAGTTGCGGGCAAAATGGCCCATAAATATGCGTAG
- a CDS encoding phosphoribosyltransferase — MLFRDRTDAGEQLAGVIGSLDAKNTIVLALPRGGLPLGVIVAKKYAVSFDIILAKKIGHPTNSEYAIGAVAEGGTPILGEGYVEALHAEWVQEKVPLIQKEMSRKRAIYREILQENQLNDKDVLIVDDGIATGLTMFAAIRAAEEHQPKSVSVAVLVIPKATYGQLKQEVDKVYMLEVPQHFLGGVGAYYEQFPQLTDEQVKEMLKNR; from the coding sequence GTGTTATTTCGTGATCGAACAGATGCAGGAGAACAGTTGGCAGGGGTTATTGGTTCATTAGACGCTAAAAATACAATTGTGTTGGCTTTACCTAGAGGTGGGCTACCACTTGGTGTGATAGTGGCAAAAAAGTATGCTGTGTCATTTGATATTATTTTAGCGAAAAAAATTGGTCATCCAACGAATTCTGAATATGCAATTGGCGCTGTCGCAGAAGGTGGCACGCCTATTTTAGGAGAAGGATATGTCGAGGCCCTTCATGCTGAATGGGTACAAGAAAAAGTTCCGCTAATTCAAAAAGAAATGTCACGCAAACGTGCTATTTATAGGGAAATCTTACAAGAGAACCAATTAAACGATAAAGATGTTCTGATCGTGGATGACGGTATTGCAACTGGGCTGACTATGTTTGCTGCTATAAGAGCAGCGGAAGAACACCAGCCAAAAAGCGTGAGTGTTGCCGTTCTTGTAATTCCTAAAGCAACCTACGGGCAGTTGAAACAAGAAGTAGATAAAGTTTATATGCTAGAAGTTCCCCAACACTTTTTAGGTGGCGTGGGAGCTTATTATGAACAATTTCCGCAATTAACCGATGAACAAGTGAAAGAAATGCTAAAAAATAGATGA
- a CDS encoding GNAT family N-acetyltransferase, translating to MGIYFKIVEKEEEDLVTAIMTEAFNYDAEIYFGNDAEFGPPGYSDGTLARKVLLKPNVKNYFICLSNKQIAGFLSIDLKNSQLDYFCIRTRFINQGIGTAAWQKVEEMYPGNNWQVETPAYSLRNHHFYEKLGFIKVGEKAYDSETKAFIFKK from the coding sequence ATGGGGATTTATTTTAAAATTGTTGAAAAAGAGGAGGAGGATTTAGTCACTGCTATTATGACTGAAGCTTTTAATTATGATGCTGAAATTTATTTTGGTAACGATGCCGAATTTGGTCCTCCGGGATACTCTGACGGAACTTTAGCGCGAAAAGTTTTATTAAAGCCGAATGTAAAAAATTATTTTATTTGTTTATCTAATAAACAAATTGCAGGTTTTCTTAGCATTGACCTAAAAAATAGCCAATTAGACTACTTTTGTATTCGGACCAGGTTCATTAACCAAGGGATTGGTACAGCAGCTTGGCAAAAAGTTGAAGAAATGTATCCTGGAAACAACTGGCAAGTTGAAACACCTGCTTATTCTTTGAGAAATCATCATTTTTATGAAAAATTAGGGTTTATTAAAGTTGGCGAGAAAGCTTATGATTCAGAAACTAAGGCTTTCATATTTAAAAAATAG
- a CDS encoding TVP38/TMEM64 family protein, whose amino-acid sequence MEKKRIRQLLIVSGVCLLALVCYHLFIEYHTEITLLLKSQVSEKALMHNVRSHGIRSGVLLVLLTIVMCALPGLPTSVIGIFIGLCYGPLIGSILNIIGNAVGNLISMVLLRKLKFLDKRNTSNHWVQAITQMRHPKIGIMFAYMIPVIPSFIVNFTANLLKMKTRHLFLAVLVGVTPSSVMYALGGDAIFKGLNKKALLLIASVAILILLIQVIYKDAKKKTIV is encoded by the coding sequence ATGGAAAAGAAAAGAATTAGACAATTATTGATCGTAAGCGGAGTCTGCTTATTAGCCCTTGTTTGTTATCATTTATTTATTGAATATCATACCGAAATTACTTTGCTTTTAAAATCCCAAGTTTCAGAAAAAGCATTGATGCATAATGTCCGCTCACACGGTATTCGTTCTGGCGTGCTGCTCGTTTTATTAACTATCGTAATGTGCGCGCTACCAGGTTTACCGACCTCTGTAATTGGTATTTTTATTGGGCTTTGTTATGGACCTCTTATCGGAAGCATCTTAAACATTATCGGTAATGCTGTAGGAAATTTAATCTCAATGGTGCTGTTGCGCAAATTGAAATTCTTAGATAAGAGAAATACTTCAAATCATTGGGTTCAAGCAATTACACAAATGAGACATCCGAAAATCGGCATTATGTTTGCCTATATGATTCCAGTGATTCCCTCATTTATTGTCAATTTCACTGCAAACCTGTTAAAAATGAAAACTAGACATCTATTTCTTGCCGTACTCGTCGGCGTAACACCATCATCAGTTATGTATGCATTGGGAGGCGACGCAATATTTAAGGGGTTGAATAAAAAAGCGCTACTTTTGATTGCAAGCGTTGCAATTTTGATCTTACTTATTCAGGTCATCTACAAAGATGCGAAAAAGAAAACCATCGTTTAG
- a CDS encoding LysR family transcriptional regulator, translated as MKIQDLIYFKYLVDCSSFTKTAEAFYVSQPSISLSLKRLEDEFNTKLITRDRSTKSFHLKPAGEILYKNAGTVLDLLAATKKEMENTETRTVQLGFLPTIGGFYLPNLMPSMSKFISNLQLVEEESSEVMMDLLRENKLPIAISGGDSPKIEEPWVEQYLIDERPLQVCVAPDHPLAKESLITAKMLSDYSFICLDKEYTHYAMFERWAQANQINPSQVAYTKGIQTAGSFISSGVSIGIMIDLLVKNRTDIVTIPLENAPKFYISLVVNKKAVGNPLQQEFNQTLIDIATQRTKQAS; from the coding sequence ATGAAAATACAAGACCTAATTTATTTTAAATATCTAGTTGATTGTTCTAGCTTTACCAAAACAGCTGAAGCTTTTTATGTGTCTCAACCTTCAATCTCGCTTTCCTTAAAAAGATTGGAAGATGAGTTTAATACAAAATTGATCACTCGAGATCGTTCAACAAAAAGCTTTCATTTAAAACCTGCTGGCGAAATCCTATACAAAAATGCAGGTACGGTGCTCGATTTATTAGCTGCAACAAAAAAAGAAATGGAAAATACAGAAACACGTACTGTCCAATTAGGATTTTTGCCAACAATTGGTGGATTTTATTTACCTAACTTGATGCCTTCAATGAGTAAGTTTATTTCAAACTTGCAACTAGTTGAAGAAGAAAGTTCTGAAGTCATGATGGATTTGTTGCGTGAAAATAAATTACCTATTGCAATTAGTGGCGGTGATTCACCAAAAATTGAAGAACCTTGGGTTGAACAATATTTGATTGACGAGCGGCCCTTGCAAGTATGTGTCGCACCAGACCATCCTTTAGCTAAAGAATCCCTTATCACAGCAAAGATGCTTTCAGATTATTCTTTTATTTGCTTGGATAAAGAGTACACGCATTACGCAATGTTTGAGCGTTGGGCTCAAGCCAATCAAATTAATCCCAGCCAGGTGGCCTATACTAAAGGAATACAAACGGCCGGATCGTTTATTTCTTCGGGAGTTTCTATTGGTATTATGATTGATTTGCTCGTAAAAAATCGTACCGATATTGTGACCATCCCTTTAGAAAATGCGCCCAAATTTTATATTAGTCTCGTTGTTAATAAAAAAGCTGTAGGAAACCCATTGCAGCAAGAATTCAATCAAACGCTGATTGATATCGCAACTCAACGAACAAAACAAGCTTCGTGA
- a CDS encoding CidA/LrgA family protein, whose product MKYIKQIFWIFLFALAGEALSLLIPIAIPGSVIGMVLLFFALHFGWLKMEKVADVGSFLTDNMAIFFVPAGVGLMAHLDILASIWGRLLFIIVISLIAVLTLVGTIVQHAKNKAEKSVSVKEVEENV is encoded by the coding sequence GTGAAGTACATCAAACAGATTTTTTGGATCTTTTTGTTTGCGCTTGCAGGAGAAGCGTTGTCTCTGCTTATTCCAATTGCCATCCCAGGGAGTGTTATTGGTATGGTATTACTATTTTTTGCACTGCATTTCGGTTGGCTGAAAATGGAAAAAGTCGCTGATGTGGGTAGTTTTTTGACAGATAACATGGCGATCTTTTTTGTTCCGGCTGGTGTGGGTTTAATGGCTCATTTGGATATCTTAGCATCAATTTGGGGACGGCTTTTATTTATTATTGTTATTTCTTTAATTGCTGTTTTAACATTGGTGGGAACAATCGTCCAACATGCAAAAAATAAAGCGGAAAAAAGCGTTTCTGTAAAGGAGGTAGAAGAAAATGTTTGA